The Melitaea cinxia chromosome 6, ilMelCinx1.1, whole genome shotgun sequence genome has a window encoding:
- the LOC123654600 gene encoding cuticle protein 19-like, with protein MRGLQVCLLLALCAAVKTGYIGYTTNNYGGYKVYPAYVVHGHSGYTGGLHEEYNAYPKYAYDYSVNDPHTGDHKTQWETRDGDVVKGAYSFVEADGTTRIVEYTADKHNGFNAVVKRIGHARHPQVNKYYNGAGHYVYH; from the exons ATGCGTGGACTCCAA GTTTGTTTATTATTGGCTTTATGCGCTGCAGTCAAAACAGGGTACATAGGTTACACTACTAATAACTATGGAGGCTACAAGGTTTATCCTGCTTATGTTGTTCATGGACACAGTGGATACACCGGAGGCCTTCATGAAGAATATAAT gcGTATCCTAAATATGCCTACGATTATTCAGTAAACGACCCCCACACCGGTGACCATAAAACACAGTGGGAGACCCGTGATGGGGACGTTGTTAAAG GCGCCTACTCTTTTGTTGAGGCAGACGGCACAACTCGTATAGTGGAGTACACAGCTGACAAACACAATGGTTTCAATGCGGTTGTCAAGCGAATAGGCCACGCTCGCCATCCTCAAGTTAACAAATACTATAATGGAGCTGGACATTATGTATACCattaa